In the genome of Populus trichocarpa isolate Nisqually-1 chromosome 6, P.trichocarpa_v4.1, whole genome shotgun sequence, one region contains:
- the LOC7496106 gene encoding uncharacterized protein LOC7496106: MQITVDIILGGKRITLDVASTDNISSVKAKIKETEGIPIEQQYLYYDSRLLLDTDILEHCGVKNDDTLRLVNLEGLEQDDDDEDYDDDDDNDHGRQDPFTGVLLMSASVPRRRRRRSRRSRPRRQDDVIIVYPPMPRPPPSPECKCQ; encoded by the exons ATGCAGATCACCGTGGACATCATACTTGGAGGCAAACGAATCACTCTGGACGTGGCGAGCACAGATAACATCTCGAGCGTCAAGgccaaaatcaaagaaacagaAGGGATTCCTATTGAGCAgcaatatttatattatgataGCCGGTTGCTGCTCGACACGGATATCCTTGAACATTGCGGGGTCAAGAACGATGATACACTTCGTCTAGTCAACCTTGAGGGGCTCGAACAG GATGACGACGACGAGGACTACGACGACGATGATGACAACGACCATGGGAGACAAGATCCTTTTACA GGTGTGTTGCTAATGAGTGCTAGTGTCcctcgtcgtcgtcgtcgtcgttcTCGTCGTTCTCGTCCTCGTCGTCAAGATGATGTTATAATTGTTTATCCGCCAATGCCACGGCCACCACC ATCACCAGAATGCAAATGTCAATAA